cagctcgatttggacgtgcatgtaaacatagtcacTGACTTACAGCAGCGATCCAGTTCATAGCTAGTTAGCTATGATCTATATGAGACGATGAGCGTGACGGTGTTCACAGCAGTATTAGTATTAAAGCttcaacttttctttttttttccgagCAGTGTTTAGATAGATGAAGACGTGAGACAGTTGGACagactaaagcgctgctgcatcgcTGTCTTTATGTACAGACCGAGTGAGGGCTAAATCCCACCGCTATCACCAGGTCGTCATGTGATTTGTCGGTAACGTCCGCAATCGTGACATGAAGATAGATTAATAGGTCAATGAAAGAAATTTAAACTcaattttattagaaaataaatcatGTTGATTCGAAAGAGAGAGTAATATGGAAGTCGTTCATGGTGGAGTTTCCCTTTAGGTCAGAATATAACTATAATACGCTAAATCTTTAAAAAAGACATTTAGCCGATTTATCTCCAGCTTTAATAAATAACTATAAAATACACTGGAATCTTTtagatgcatttatttttttaaaaattgttgaaATAATCTAGTCTTTATAATGTGTTTGCAATGTGTCCTTTTACCATTTAGGCCCTATACCTTTTAAACTTTGTGTGTCCCCCCAACACCCCTCATGCCTCTGTATTAGCCGATTCCGTAACCGCCTCCTCCTGTGAGGCTGCTTCCGTACCATTGCTCTTAGCGGTTGTTTCCTCCACAACAGGAAATGCAGACGTTTCCAGCTCCTTGGCTTCACCCTCCACTTCCTCTGCTATCTTCTCCGACTCGTGAGCCACTGCAGCCACTTCATCTGTCTCCTTGACGATGCCAGATGCCTCAGTAACCGCCTCGGCAACCGCCTCCACCACAgaggccggctcctcctctttagcTTCAGCGACGAGCTCCACAGGCACCGGTGCTGCCTCTTCTGCGTCTGCCTCAGCCGGAGCTACCTCGACGGCTTCCTCTGCTTCATCAGCATCTTCACGTGCAGGAAGACAGAGAAGGAAAAACGTTCCATGGTTACATGGTCAGTAGCCAAAACAGTACAGGacgacagatatataatatttcctgtcgagtgcaaaagtttgcacaccctctGGGAAAAATTCATTTTTAAAATCAGCTGGTTTTACAGATTGCTTCAGGAACAAAATGGTCAAAGAGTGTATATTAGGATATTggatattaaaacaaacaaaaaaggaatCATTTCAAAAGTTTGCACTCCCCCCTCCCATTCTGAATTTGATACAATACTCACGGATAACTCAAGCACCTCCTGCCTCTGACCTCTTATCATCTGAACAGCTTTTAAATCATCTGCATTGTCATATTAACATTTTAAATCCTCAAGCTTCTCCGGATTCGCTGGTTGTGGCATAAAATGTGTAGTATTTTAAATACTATCGCTCTCTCTTTTCCTACacttaaagtggcattccaccattggatgtattctttggcataaaatacaatatattttatgacaacatgactagacagagaaatcttttagcttcaaaatgatatatcaaacataattttttgacaacgacaagtatattaattttgcgaccaaagtcacctacccttttaatttccgcgcggtagtgaaacatgatgtcatcggcaggttccccttcttgtgtaccacgtgtcggtctatttttagaccaggaaacccccaaagtgagagagtcatttctcctcgtatatgggggccaaaaaaattgcgaaaaaattttgagttaatctttcagttagctagatttattggtattagctagatttattggtattatttttatcacgttctatccgccattgctgataataatgtgccacgtcacacgtcacgtggtacacaagaaggggaacctgccgatgacatcacgcgcggaaattaaaagggtaggtgactttggtcgcaaaattaatatacttgtcgttgtcaaaaaattatgtttgatatatcattttgaagctaaaagatttctctatctagtgataccatttatatatgttgtcaaaatatattgtattttatgccaaagaatacatccaatggtggaatggcactttaaccttCGTCCAAGTTTCAGCCCATCACTAGTTATAACTATTACGATTTCCCAACTTCCATTCTGGCATCTGTTAGACGTTTGTTCCACTATTCATACTGTCACTAAGTCACTttacatttccactgtcactttaCATCTCACTCTAGCATGGTGCAATACTTCGTCTTGATTACctttgccaactttgttggaggaggttgtgtttttgcctccgtttggtTCTTTGTCTCTTCCCAACgttactcaaaaagtagtgaacggatttggatgaaatttggaggaaaggtgagccatgggccaaggaacaattgtttagattttgatgcaaatccggctatatagtcctgtgcaaaagtcttgggcacatgtaaagaaatgctgtcgaccaaaaatggcttaaaaataaagaaatgaaatgtttcaacattaaaacagtgttgccaggcaaaacaaacctcacccggcagcacttattttatacctatatgttgataatggtaatatttctcaatcatcagctgtcatggTTATACTCCGATGAAAATCCataaccttgagtttgacatttcaaaaagtcattcaaggttaaaggtcatggcagcaactgaaagcccatatgagaCTTCTTATATTTTGATcacggtaaacatctggctatcatgaaccattttaagaaGTTTTCGCcctttgaaaatccatgaccttaagTTTGACATTTaaaaaagtcattcaaggtcaaagatcatggtgccaaatgaaagcccatatggcacttcctataagttgataatggtaaatatctgtctaccatcaactgctTTCAAGTTacggccctctgaaaatccgtgaccttgagtttgacctttcaaggtcaaagatcatggtgccaaatgaaaggctatATGGGCGTTCCTATATGCTccgaatagtaaacatctgtctgtcggcatgttattttgaccgatgaccttgacctccctgacctttaacccccaaccgctatggagactgtccaagctaccccatcatgcagcacATGGTTGGAAGCAGAACTGAAGTCAAAGTGATGAATCTGAAGGttatcgaaaaaaaaaaaaccttttgacctttccagtgaccttgacccgatcACCTCTAAAATTTAATcatgtaatctatggaccattgcccacctaccctgaaaatttgaagtcaaatcggtgcaactgtctaaAACACTAgattgttacacacacacacacacacacacacaccacactgattacaatatctTGCCCGGCTTACTCCGTCGCGGGTGAGGTAAAAATACTATAAGCAATAagaaataataaatgaaacaaagtcaatatttgatgtgcgacaaccctttgctttaaaaataaataaataaataaataaatagtcgtctcgggtacagtgagtgcagttttataagaaaatgagctgaatctttatttcatctcatctcattatctctagccactttctcctgttctacagggtcgcaggcaagctggagcctatcccagctgactacgggcgagaggcggggtacaccctggacaagtcgccaggtcatcacagggctgacacagacacagacaaccattcacactcacattcacacctacggtcaatttagagtcaccagttaacctaacctgcatgtctttggactgtgggggaaaccggagcacccggaggaaacccacgcggacacggggagaacatgcaaactccgcacagaaaggccctcgccggccacggggctcgaacccggaccttcttgctgtgaggcgacagcgctaaccactacaccaccgtgctgcccatctttatttcataatttttgcaaatttatttctAAATTTTAGCGAATAATTACAGGTCCAGTGTTTGTTAATGCAGAAAATTCCCCTCGCACATTTGTCAAGCTGATTTATTTATCATTTGCGCAGTATATCAAGACAGATGTCTATTAAAATGCTTAAGATAAGTACCATTCTTACACATGAATCAGTAAGCGAATATACAAAAACACGCAGCACAATCAGCCTAATtagaattaaataataataataacaacaacaacagtatacagtagggtgcatcagttgccccctaaaaatgaaaagttcctccgatcatgatgcatttttgtatttatgttccttttggtaagaaaacacactgggtgaaatattttgacaaaattcaaaaagtttaatggtggcaccaggagctcaaagttatggaaaaagctgctattttatgacttttatgacaaaatttcgatcactttttatgaaacattatggcaccttatagggtataccaaatatcttatgcCGCTTATCCACtgccaacgcagctgagttgggctgagccgtgccgtgctgagtcgggctgagtggggctgttggagttgcatttcgactacaaccgcgctgaaccgtgctggctggaagtgggtggacacattgggtggagttagcgaaagtgggtggacgtcacatgatgtcgttaggcggcgcaaacagtgacatcagtgaccttttaagcggtagtctcatgacccggatagtaaacaataaacatggagtcattagtgttgctggtcttggtgctgtggcttgttgtcaccgacaacgccaacagatactggcaagagcgtatagatgaggcgaggcgcataaggcttcagaaattctcgtaattcgtaattcttcttcttccgggtttacatatcccagcgtgctcgcagggcgtgtgtgggcatgtgaggacactcctcctcaccaatcagtgcacaggggagtgtgtcctcacgcccctagccccactcggctcggtttggctcgcttcagccctactccaaaaccgtgcgagttttgggtgctgagtagggctgaagtgagctgaatcgtgctgctctgaggtagtcgaaacgcgagctgtgtcgagctgaagtgagctgaagtgagctgaaaaagggtagtggaaaagggccattagatacacatttttagtccatattctaaatatattatcaagcacagtttgagttttagctgttcattgaatcattgttcaactacttttaaacaatacaaatgtattatgaatcacattaatgcttctcaatcccttgcaaaggttcttaacatgatctctggctcacaagaaatcaataaatggagtccaacattgtgattcaaaccttacgcgaaaacataaaataagcgtttttttggcaaaaaatgaacctcatggtgccaccattagacttttgaatatggtcaaaaaaatttacaggaggtctttattggtgaaaaggaacacccaaacaaaaatgcatcagattttatgaaagtgagggcaaatgATGCACCCTAGTATACAGCGTGAGTAAGTGGGGAAAATAATGagtaaatgagatcacatggtagagtgtatatctccaccaagccacactatcaacatcaaaatcaaatcagtggaacggaggataatactaaagttggacaccaaatttcatccaaatccattcactacgttttgagttacgttgagaacagattaaaaaaaaaggggaaaaaaatcctgaacccatacacagtactgtgcaaaagcctttggcaccaaacattttagagttccaaatgttcattttgtttttttccccagcacaaaattaaatgttgcagaaaaaagtttgtatctgagcagcatgttccataagagagcactttcttttcagattaaaaaaagaagacataatgaaggctactgggttttggtgcaaaatgaagaagtgagtgtgacaaagtgcccagaagaactgtggctggttctgtaagggttgcgacagcttgcgacaaatcgcgaacgtcattcgcgagagggtttcaaaagtgtcttgaaacattcgcggggcttctcaatttcctcgcatgagtcgcaaagtgtcgctccttcgttgctgaaattttgaacatgttcaaaaaatgagtgcgacaaaatttctcaaaatagccgcaaatgcgtcgctggtgtcgcaaagccgtcgcgaacccttctcaagtcagtttccttgagacaggaagtgcgagttcagccagtatctcactgggctgcgacagcctgcaactagctggagacacaacaattgcggtaaaatatgcgaatatcaattcagtgtgattccaagtgaaaattgtcgccaattcacatattttatcgcaattgttgtgtcttcaagatgttgcagcccagtgagatactggcttaagatgctcagtaaaacctacagctcatttccttataaaactgcactcactggaccagagacttttttttaaacaaaggaaatttcatctcacaccaaatattgactttttcatttgttatggcttactgattactgtttatagtatttttattttttacgttgaaacatttcatttcattatttttaaaggaacagtccaccatacttccataatgaaatatgctcttatctgaattgagacgagctgctccgtacctgtccgagctttgcgcgacctcccagtcagtcagacgcagtcagacgcgctgtcactcctgttagcaatgtagctaggctcagcatggccaatggtattttttgggctgtagttagatgcgaccaaactcttccacgtttttcctgtttacataggtttatatgaccagtgatatgaaacaagttcagttacacaaattgaaacgtggcgattttctatgctatggaaagtccgcactataatgacaggcgtactaacaccttctgcacgcttcggcagcgcattgatatctgagctccgtatcaatgcgctgccgaagcgcgcagaaggtgttagtacgcctgtcattatagtgcggactttccatagcatagaaaatcgctacgtttcaatttttttaactgaacttgtttcatatcactggtcatataaacctatgtaaacaggaaaaacgcggaagagtttggttgcacctaactacagccccaaaaaataccattggccatgctgagcctagctacattgctaacaggagtgacagcgcgtctgactgcgtctgactgactgggaggtcgcgcaaagctcggacaggtacggagcagctcgtctcaattcagataagagcatatttcattatggaagtacggtggactgttcctttaagccattTTCAGTCTACGGCCTCtttacaccagtggcggctggtagtctttcaaacaggggaggctggtcggttacgatatttccagattttaaaagaaaaaacacatcagttttgcccatactcttgcctctgatctggctgattgttggcagtgtcacaaactgaaataacaggttcttttggcccattagccgactgtccaatatacatggtggtggtgtttggggggggtatattttaacattttatattttaaaattgtggcatgttgtttaaaaattgatcattattgaaagcagctctttgtcaggaacctcagcagtagagctgggcaccacacatttcattcaatgacactttccctatattttacttattttgactgagaaatgttttattgacaattttgataacccttcacttttaatccaggtctgtagtgtgaaatgttctcggctgtgtttttgtttaaaaatgttttccaaattgtagctgtgtttaattcatatccagaaaaaatatatattccaatataatatactcagcataaacattttaaatagagtctatatttttggtccatccatgacatattactaaagtagcctatttactgttgttgatgtgggtcacttgctgttagccaattcactttctcgtaccaggagagctgaaaggaacgagtattattccctacctttttcaccaagtcaaattgaggcgttggtctaccctgctctttaattttaattttttcctcgaaaggaagactggcaaatggcttcgccaaaattaaatcagcaatgcttggcatccgtgcgcagctttcttgctagctgactagccccctcaagttcaagttcagtcactcaaataaacgaaatttctggaactaagctagcaaacttgacaacactatatttacactttatttacaatgaaaatatatacaaactaaaaaagctggtagaaaccgtatgtaatgaatgaaatcgaaatgtaagctgatctcttacaatacaccacagcacttgcgaatccgcatgggactgaactgagattcaccactgcctgtctattgttgaaacgagctgtcaatcaaataaaatatccggccgctttcaccaatcaccagtctcctcgcggaaactgccatgtccctcccactgtgaggctcggagtccgtaggcgggcgttttcgcagtatttgtccaataaccgtcttgcattttgagattgaaaagcgcatagctcccaaatgccattgaagtccactgaggctgggagtccgtgggagtccgtgggcgggcgttttcgcagtatttgtccaataatcgtcttgcattttgagattgaaaagcgcatagctcccaaatgccattgaagtgcactgaggctgggctgcatcgcgctgtcacgagggggaaaaactcacgcacacattaaagttataagggaatgatttcgcactgtagttgggttgagcacatatatttctatgattctggatctgaaatagcaatgttataaggtcggctataacataagcctagcgcaattcatcctacacgatgttcgtcatttttagaggaggctgagcccccctcgttgtcttagagcaatcgcccgtgctttaCACGTACCCAAAGCTTTTTCACAGCACTGGACATATGTATATGGAATGAAATGTTTATTACATATCTAAACATGCTGCTCCAAATTTTTCacttaactttaaaaaaaattccccaaacctctctcacacacacttcatcTTCTCACAAACCAAATCCATTAATTAAACTGAAAACCAGTTACGACAGATATTATACAGGAATAAACGGCATGCCAAAGAAAGGAAAAGAGATGAAAGAGAAAAATCAAGCAAGGTGCAACAAGAAGTGAGAGGAGATATAAGGAACACACAGACGACAGGAACAGGAAGCAGTTAATAAACCCGATGATCTGCTCAAAGCTGATATCATCAGTGTATGTATAAAAGTCCACGACCACACAGACACGTGTTTGTTTTGTAGGTTTAATGAAGTGAAAAGGGGGAAACGTGACTTACACTGCTTTCCGGCAAGAACCTGAAAAGCACAGGCAGTGGAAGAAGTTACGAGCTTGAACTTCTAAAGACGAGACACCAAGCaaaaagagagaggaagagaggcaGAGGTTTTGGATGAGGGAGATTGCAGGGCAGGACAGAGGGCAGGAGTGCAGCAGGGGGAAGACGGGCAGATCCAAAGAGCGACGGCGGCTACAAGCGCAGAGTCTCGACTGCCCCAGTTAGTTAATCCTCTGGAAAGAGTCAGAAGAGAGACAGttagaaaagaaatgaaagaagaaAGACTTGCATGTGTGACTTAGTTTCTAATAGAGTTGAAATTCTGTAATTCTGCTATTAATCCAGAAGAACCAACACTTCAGCGCTGGATATTTaaccagttattccacgaaatcgagtcgtacatgagctgatagcggctataagccatgtacgacgagattgactggaataacggttttattccatcaacatttcactggattttgagaaacagagcatttatattttttgcaagttcacgaaataaaaactttatacaaaacagccgacaaaatcatttccactggtgaaatgacaggagcaatttgtggaaaatgcaataattcttgaaaaaaaaaaaagttcttaccatcaaatacttttattacatgttttgttgcttttttttggggggggggggggtgtcttcttcttttggcattTGACAAaccagcttaaagatgcactaccgccaccaactgggctggagtgtggaataggagatattttgggagatacacacacagacatataaacatagacgccgcattctgcgtagaatcatacgtcatcctcgccgccatattggatgtggcaaagtggagattcttcaaccgtctctggtatagcgtctagacagtagctgagaataaagatgcctcattcatgtgctgcgtttaagggcctctgcatgctcttgcgacaaggctttcgcagatagcttttcgcagatagttgtaatttatcgttgagcgtggagtaggcgtgcgcgatgttattcaccgccacaacgcaagggggcgcgaagtcgcgaaatcgctaggagtagttggtgggtgtggttagtggagtgtttatcctccggttacttataatgactagaactggagtcgtatagatgtacgtacttcctcacttcctcgatcaaccgctcttcgtgctgctccatcttcgcttgtgtttttaaaaatggcggtagtgaaaacaaaccaaaccgggaaagtagggaagcggaagtgcgtgtacagcggatgtagagtggaccaatcagagccctcttgtctgcgacgctgtctgcgaggcttctgcggtggtcacaatttttgggaggtgcgcgcagagcgtctgcgaaggggggggggctacacagacgccatctgcgacgccatctgcgaggactgcgttgtcagacagtcaggatcagagaggcagctgttccttcagtcttcagtttcccagctcatctccaccgggtaggtgtagcgttataagcagtgagaattagagaatacagtgccacactatgatgaacgtttttgaacgtatgatgaatgtttttaacctttctgaatgtgaaggaatccgtgatgtattttgttttggcatgacgttagaacctggccgaactcagtttggcggtcattcagctcactttattcagcgagagtaggtctgtgcggtgactcaataaataaaacagtacatttttattttcattcactatttccagtttttcccctatttccatcatttatcatattcagtcttgtaggttggttattgtggcctcaggttttggtagcttgctacggtatgctgactgattagcttacctgagctatctatcgcgtatctgtcgctagtttgcagtgtacagggtatttcgcacactatttataaccatcacattaaaagttatatgtgttgttttgatgcccgtttgtttcccaaatatatacgtgtgtgtcttaatgggtgaataaaaggcatcgagttaaatattattgtagaaaggggctttatgaagttcagtccatttacttgcattggtttacggggaagatttgccacatccaatatggcggacactctgacgtatcccagcaacggggccaccagctcaatgcggcgtctatatgtttatatgtctatggatacatacatacatgtaaatttttagccatttctgtttcttttaaatacttgatcacaattttttgtgcttttgttttcgagtagactttttaattcatccttggttggttcagcaagccatgtacgatgagactgagtggaataactgttttattctatccattcactggattttgagaaacagagcatttttatttttaatttttgcaaattcatgaaataaaacctttatgcaaaatgtccgacaaaatcatttccgcttaggatgtaaacaaaccagcaaaatggcaggagcaatttgttaaaaatgctataataattcttgaaaaattaaaaaaaaatcccaaaaaaaaaaaaaaaaaaaaaacaccccacacggtcttaccatcaaatacttttattccatattcttttcctttttttttcggggggtggaataggagatatttggggggaaccaaaccaaaaagaaaaaaaaaatttagccagcggcacggtggtgtagtagttagctctgccacctcacagcaagaaggtccaggttcgagccccgtggccggcgagggcctttctgtgtggagtttgcatgttctccccgtgtccgcgtgggtttcctccgggtgctccggtttccgcgacagtccaaagacatgcaggttaggttaactggtgactctaaat
The Neoarius graeffei isolate fNeoGra1 chromosome 8, fNeoGra1.pri, whole genome shotgun sequence genome window above contains:
- the mgarpa gene encoding protein MGARP — translated: MYPCRVALQRFSPFARHSITHSAILHREVVPRRLMSSVPGGTGENLFYVVFCGGALVAAMAYAYRTVSTDSTRFTDRLTEITVRPKTDWKPKPWPPKNADEAEEAVEVAPAEADAEEAAPVPVELVAEAKEEEPASVVEAVAEAVTEASGIVKETDEVAAVAHESEKIAEEVEGEAKELETSAFPVVEETTAKSNGTEAASQEEAVTESANTEA